TGACGGGGAACACCACGGAGCGCCAAGTGGCCATCATGCAGGCCTCGTCCGCGTATGTGATGACGGGGGGATCACTCACCATGGTCGCGGACCATAGTCGAAGCGAACGGGCTTCCATATAGGCGCTTTGTCTGACTCCGAACACGGTTCCCTGCGGTGCCGATTGGCGAACTATTCGAGCTGCACGCGCTTCGAGTAGCGTCGCCGCTCCACCTTCCGAGGGAGCACCGATGAGCACCAAGTCCTTGCCCGAGCGCATGCAGGCCTTCTACGAGCAGCTGAACGTCGACCACGAGGCCGCGCTCCGGCAGCTGCCCGAGCTCTACACGGACGACGTGCAGTTCGTGAGCCCCATCGAGGAGCGCGACGGCATCCACGCCTTCCAGGGCAGCTGGGAGGCCGCGTTCAAGACGTACAAGGCGTTCACGTTCACCGACTTCAAGTGCATCGGCGACGACGCGTCGTTCGCGCTGTTCTACACGATGACGATCGAGATCGCGGTGGGGAACCCGATGCCCACGCCCACGGCCACGCTGTTCATCGCGCGCGAGGGGAAGGTCTACTATCAGTACGACTACTGGGACACGGTGGGCGGGCTGTCGCAGATCTACCCGCCGCTGCACACCGCCTACGAGTGGGCCGTGGCGCTGTTCCTCGGGGGCGGCAAGCCGCTCGAGCGCGACCCGGGCGTGCAGGTGCCCATGCTGGGCAAGGACGGCTGCTATCACCCGCAGAGCGAGGCCGAGGTGGTGTCGCTGGTGCGCAAGGCGCACGCGCTCGGTGGCAAGGTGCGCGCCGTGGGTAGCGGTCACTCGGTGTGGGAGGCCATCATCCCGGAGGGCTTCGACCCGGACGCCGACACCAACGAGCGCCTGATGATGCTGGACCGCATGAACCGCGTGCTGGGCTTCCGCCCGGACCCCAAGGACCCGAGCGTGACGCTGGTGGAGGTGGAGGCGGGCTGCGCGCTCGGTGAGTCGCCGCGCCACCCCATTGCCAACCCGCTGTCGCCCACGGCCTCGCGTGACCCGCGCACGCCCAACGTCACGCGCAACACCGACTGGGAGCACAGCCTCAACTACACGCTGGACCAGCGCGGCCTCGCGCTGCCCGACCTGGGCGGCATCACGCACCAGGCCGTGGGTGGCTTCCTGTCCACCGGCTCGGCGGGCGGCACCTGCAAGTGGTCGTTCCTGGACGCCATCGTGGCGCTGCGCGTGGTGGACGGGCAGGGCAACGTGCGCACGCTCACGGCGGATGGTCCGGACCCCGACGCGTTCGCGAGCGTGGGCGCGGGCATCGGCCTCCTGGGCGTGGTGGTGAGCGTCACGCTGCGCACGGTGCCGCGCTACAACATCGTGGGGCGCGAGACCGTGAGCCTGGCCACCGGCGCGCCGGATCTCGACTTCTACGGCCCGGGGACGCGCAGCGGCCGTCGCTGGCAGGCTTCCTGAAGCAGACCGACTACGCGCGCCTCATGTGGTGGCCGCAGCGCAACTTCGACCGCCTGGTGGTGTGGCAGGCCGCGCGCGTGGCCCCCACGCCCGACTTCGTGCCGAAGCCGTATGAAGAGGTGGGCAGCTGGTCGGTCATCAAGCAGACCGCGGCGTCGCTGCTGTACACCGTGCTGGGCAACATCGACGACCCCTCGCGCATCGCCGATCAGGTGCAGCGCATGGAGCAGCTGGGCCACGACTTCGGCGCGGCCGCGCGCGCGCTGGTGGAGGCCATTCGCAGCGCGCCGCCGCCCGACCCGAGCTTCCCCGTGGTGCCGCAGGAGGAGCACCCGTGGCTGGCCTCGCTGGCCGAGGCCGTGCTGGGCAACCGGCACCCCGCCATCACGCTGGGCTCGGCGTGGGTGCGCGTGGCCGAGGTGCTGGCCCACATGCTGGACACGCTCGTGGCCGGCGCGCTCTCGAGCGAGCTGTTCGAGCCGCTGGCCAAGCTGCTGGGCTGGGCTGCGCCGCACCTGATCGACACCATCTTGTCGCCCTTCGTGGCGCTGGGGAAGGACGGCGCGCCCGCCACCCAGCACTTCCAGGACAGCTGGTACCTGGGCCTGCCCATGGACAACGGCATGGACGACCTGCTCATGCCCACCTACTTCACCGAGATCTGGATCCCCTTCACCGAGGCCGGCGGCGAGGTGCAGCAGGCCATCGCGGCGCTGCGCAAGCTGTTCGACGCCGACGGCACGGCCGAGGGCTGCTACGCGGCCACGGGGCCCTTCAGCATCGAGCTCTACGCCACCAAGGCGGGGCAGACCTTCTTCCTGGACCCGGCCTACGGCGACAAGGACGTGTTCCGCGTGGACGTGTTCTGGTTCGGCTACAACGGCGGCAGCCCGGTGGACGAGTTCTACCCGCGCTTCTGGAAAGCGCTCGAAGGCCTCGAGTACCGCCTGCACTGGGGCAAGTTCCTGCCGCGCCCCGACCAGCTGGCGCCGGCCACGCTCATGGCGCGCTACCCCAAGTGGGACGCGTGGCGCGCCGCGCGCGAGCGAATGGACCCGGGCAACGTGTTCCTGACCGACTACTGGAAGACCCACCTGGGGCTGTGACCCGCGACGGCTGTCCGCGGCGCTGCTCACCCGGCGGCATTGCGGGCGGGGGGGGGTGGGGAGAACCGCGGGAGGGTAGATGCAAGACGGGCGAAGCGGGCCGGGGCGGGAGGGAGGGCGGAGGGGGGCCAGAGCCGGGGCCCCCACCGCCGCCCACCCGCCCCGGAGGGGGGGTTGACGGCGCTCGGTCCGCCGCGGTACCTGCGAGGCGCATGTCCACCGCTCGGATCATTCGCCCTCGCTGGCAGCGCCGTGTGCTCTCCGTG
This region of Sandaracinaceae bacterium genomic DNA includes:
- a CDS encoding FAD-binding protein, which produces MSTKSLPERMQAFYEQLNVDHEAALRQLPELYTDDVQFVSPIEERDGIHAFQGSWEAAFKTYKAFTFTDFKCIGDDASFALFYTMTIEIAVGNPMPTPTATLFIAREGKVYYQYDYWDTVGGLSQIYPPLHTAYEWAVALFLGGGKPLERDPGVQVPMLGKDGCYHPQSEAEVVSLVRKAHALGGKVRAVGSGHSVWEAIIPEGFDPDADTNERLMMLDRMNRVLGFRPDPKDPSVTLVEVEAGCALGESPRHPIANPLSPTASRDPRTPNVTRNTDWEHSLNYTLDQRGLALPDLGGITHQAVGGFLSTGSAGGTCKWSFLDAIVALRVVDGQGNVRTLTADGPDPDAFASVGAGIGLLGVVVSVTLRTVPRYNIVGRETVSLATGAPDLDFYGPGTRSGRRWQAS